A genome region from Streptomyces xanthophaeus includes the following:
- a CDS encoding helix-turn-helix transcriptional regulator yields the protein MTSNDLGDFLRARRARLRPDDVGLTSYGRRRVAGLRREEVAVLAGMNSDYYARLEQGRERGPSPQILDAISGALRLDEAAREHLFRLAGTAPDGDRPQPRESIGAPLRQLLDGYTGTPAFVLNPATDLLAANAMAEALFSPFAQRDNLARMTFLDPAARPFFVRWDRAAEAVVAGLRHAAGLDPHYPRLGALVRELGKISPEFTTLWAAHTVRGKTHDTKELDHPDVGPLLLGFQSFAVLGAPGQQLVIYHAEPGSPSARGLALLGSLHATRRTS from the coding sequence GTGACCAGCAACGATCTCGGAGACTTCCTGCGTGCCCGGCGCGCGCGCCTGCGGCCCGACGACGTGGGACTCACCTCCTACGGACGCCGCCGGGTGGCTGGGCTGCGCCGCGAAGAGGTCGCGGTCCTCGCCGGAATGAACAGCGACTACTACGCCCGGCTGGAACAGGGGCGCGAACGCGGCCCTTCCCCGCAGATCCTGGACGCGATCAGCGGCGCCCTGCGCCTGGACGAAGCGGCACGGGAACACCTCTTCCGGCTGGCGGGCACCGCGCCGGACGGTGACCGGCCGCAGCCGAGGGAGTCGATCGGCGCCCCTCTGCGCCAACTGCTGGACGGGTACACGGGCACCCCGGCGTTCGTCCTGAACCCCGCCACCGACCTGCTGGCGGCCAACGCGATGGCCGAGGCGCTGTTCTCCCCGTTCGCGCAGCGGGACAACCTCGCGCGCATGACGTTCCTCGACCCCGCGGCCCGGCCGTTCTTCGTCCGCTGGGACCGCGCGGCCGAGGCGGTGGTGGCCGGCCTGCGCCACGCGGCCGGCCTCGATCCGCACTACCCCCGCCTGGGCGCCCTGGTCCGTGAACTCGGAAAGATCAGCCCGGAGTTCACGACGCTCTGGGCCGCGCACACCGTCCGCGGCAAGACCCACGACACCAAGGAGCTCGACCACCCGGACGTCGGTCCGCTCCTGCTCGGCTTCCAGTCCTTCGCCGTGCTCGGAGCGCCGGGCCAGCAACTGGTGATCTACCACGCCGAACCGGGAAGCCCGAGCGCCCGGGGCCTCGCCCTGCTCGGCAGCCTGCACGCCACCCGCCGGACGTCATGA
- a CDS encoding amidohydrolase family protein, with product MPRNDTTSHAVLDRLRLRAADPGRRILFTGATIVTMDPHLGVLDHADLLVVGDTVAAVGPGLDRDGAVVVDATDTILTPGFVDTHRHAWQTQLRRIMPDVDDLGAYVSTTLAGYAPVYRPQDMYVGTRLAALSALDSGITCMLDFSHNARTPEHSDAAVQALLDTGIRGVHASMGPHFGDWDRQWPGDLARLKERWFSSDDQLLTLRVAALATDEIAGPALAYGPELARAARDLDVGVSVDAVFGAPSSHAVQRWAADGLLGPGLTLIHATGLTPQAWQAIGESGTTIALAPTSDAQIGLETAVPAVDEALAAGIRPGLSIDVEVALAGDMFTQMRALHTVQRMRAVNAVHGTGGRPVRITTHDVLDFATLQGARTNGLDAVTGSLTPGKKADLLVIRAEDLNNMPLNDPIGTVVLGSDARNISAVLVGGTPRKWNGQVLDVDLPALREEVQASRTYVLDAAAGRAAGRS from the coding sequence ATGCCCCGCAACGACACCACCAGCCACGCCGTCCTCGATCGGCTCCGGCTCCGGGCCGCCGATCCGGGACGGCGCATCCTGTTCACCGGCGCCACGATCGTCACGATGGACCCGCACCTCGGTGTCCTCGACCACGCGGACCTGCTGGTCGTAGGCGATACGGTCGCGGCGGTCGGGCCCGGCCTGGACCGGGACGGCGCCGTGGTCGTCGACGCCACCGACACGATCCTGACGCCCGGCTTCGTCGACACCCACCGTCACGCCTGGCAGACCCAGCTGCGCCGGATCATGCCGGACGTGGACGATCTCGGCGCCTACGTCTCGACCACCCTGGCCGGCTACGCGCCGGTCTACCGGCCGCAGGACATGTACGTCGGCACCCGCCTGGCCGCACTGTCCGCGCTCGACAGCGGCATCACCTGCATGCTGGACTTCTCCCACAACGCACGGACGCCCGAGCATTCCGACGCCGCCGTCCAGGCGCTGCTGGACACCGGCATCCGCGGCGTCCACGCCTCCATGGGACCGCACTTCGGGGACTGGGACCGGCAGTGGCCCGGCGACCTGGCCCGGCTCAAGGAGCGCTGGTTCAGCAGTGACGACCAGCTGCTGACGCTGCGCGTGGCCGCACTGGCCACCGACGAGATCGCCGGTCCCGCTCTCGCGTACGGCCCTGAACTCGCGCGTGCGGCCCGGGATCTGGACGTCGGTGTCAGCGTGGACGCCGTCTTCGGCGCCCCCTCCTCCCACGCGGTGCAGCGGTGGGCGGCGGACGGCCTGCTCGGCCCCGGCCTGACCCTCATCCACGCCACCGGTCTGACTCCGCAGGCCTGGCAAGCGATCGGGGAGAGCGGCACGACCATCGCCCTGGCGCCCACCTCGGACGCGCAGATCGGACTGGAGACCGCGGTACCGGCCGTCGACGAGGCGCTGGCGGCCGGCATCCGGCCGGGACTGAGCATCGACGTCGAAGTCGCCCTGGCCGGAGACATGTTCACGCAGATGCGGGCCCTGCACACGGTCCAGCGGATGCGGGCGGTGAACGCCGTCCACGGCACCGGCGGGCGACCGGTGCGCATCACCACCCATGACGTCCTGGATTTCGCCACCCTCCAGGGCGCCCGGACCAACGGCCTGGACGCGGTGACCGGCTCCCTCACTCCGGGGAAGAAGGCCGACCTGCTGGTCATCCGCGCCGAGGACCTCAACAACATGCCCCTCAACGATCCGATCGGGACCGTCGTCCTCGGCTCGGACGCCCGCAACATCAGCGCCGTCCTCGTGGGCGGCACGCCCCGCAAATGGAACGGACAGGTACTGGACGTGGACCTGCCCGCCCTGCGCGAGGAGGTCCAGGCCTCCCGCACGTACGTACTCGACGCCGCGGCCGGCCGGGCCGCCGGGCGGTCATGA